A window of Corallococcus macrosporus DSM 14697 contains these coding sequences:
- a CDS encoding alpha/beta fold hydrolase, with protein MRDALQMEDWGGTGPVLHLAHANGFPPGCYRKLIEHLTPRYHVFTLRTRCLVPGSDPRELRTWDDMADDLIHALRAQGVQGIVGVGHSMGGVATLLASAKAPALFRAVVALDPVLFTGARALALRALTLLGLRSRVPPASLARRRRESWGAREEAARSYGKKPLFARFDPECFQDYLTHGLTEAPGGGFRLTIPKAWEARVFETSPRDVWRELGTVSVPSLVIRGGDSDTLTADALARAHHTLSESQAEELAGAGHLFPLEQPERSAQRILAFLDGLESARAAALAVR; from the coding sequence ATGCGCGACGCCCTTCAGATGGAGGACTGGGGCGGCACCGGTCCGGTGCTGCACCTGGCTCACGCCAACGGCTTTCCGCCGGGGTGCTACCGGAAGCTCATCGAGCACCTGACGCCGCGCTACCACGTCTTCACGCTGCGCACGCGGTGCCTCGTGCCGGGCTCCGACCCTCGGGAGCTGCGCACCTGGGATGACATGGCGGACGACCTGATTCACGCCCTGCGTGCCCAGGGCGTGCAAGGCATCGTGGGCGTGGGCCACAGCATGGGCGGCGTGGCGACCTTGCTCGCCTCCGCGAAGGCGCCCGCGCTCTTTCGCGCCGTCGTGGCGTTGGACCCGGTGTTGTTCACGGGGGCGCGGGCCCTGGCGCTGCGTGCCCTGACGCTGCTCGGGCTGCGGAGCCGGGTGCCCCCGGCGAGCCTGGCTCGGCGACGGCGCGAGTCATGGGGCGCTCGTGAAGAGGCCGCGCGGAGCTACGGCAAGAAGCCGCTGTTCGCGCGCTTCGACCCGGAGTGCTTCCAGGACTACCTCACCCATGGCCTCACCGAGGCCCCGGGCGGCGGCTTCCGGTTGACCATCCCCAAGGCCTGGGAGGCGCGCGTCTTCGAGACCTCTCCCCGGGATGTCTGGCGCGAGCTGGGCACGGTGAGCGTCCCGTCCCTGGTGATTCGCGGCGGCGACTCCGACACCTTGACCGCCGACGCGCTGGCGCGAGCCCACCACACGCTGTCCGAGAGCCAGGCGGAGGAGCTCGCGGGTGCGGGACACCTCTTCCCGCTGGAGCAGCCGGAGCGCAGCGCGCAGCGCATCCTCGCGTTCCTGGACGGGCTGGAGTCGGCCCGCGCCGCGGCGCTGGCCGTCCGGTGA
- a CDS encoding ABC-F family ATP-binding cassette domain-containing protein, producing MFNVINVSKAYGPKKLFEDVNVTFSPGRRYGLTGPNGAGKSTFMKILAGDEEADMGNIVRPRKLGILRQDHFRYEDNRVLDVVLMGNAPLWAAMSEKNDLLAKSDITEEDGNRLGELEGVIAEEDGYSAESDASTLLAGLGIDQSFHEEPMKQLTGGLKLRVLLAQALFGKPEGLLLDEPTNNLDIDSIRWLESFLHEYEGVLITISHDRHFLNAICTHIADIDYETIIHYPGGYDDMVRQKAQVRSRVESETAEKKKKIAQLQDFVARFHAGTRASQVQSRIKQIDKLKSDDLKRSNIARPFIRFDQKVVSGRQTLMIEGIHKSFDGQEVIKPFNALVCKGEKVCVIGRNGVGKSTLVKMIAGQLEPDGGKIGWGHQASVGYLPQDHHGVVRKGTTCFGWLRDLHDKLTNEEISGVLGRMLFSGEERMKNTDTLSGGETVRLLLSKLMIMQDNVLVLDEPTNHLDLESIAALAEGLQKYEGTVIVVTHDQELISEVATRIWSLQAGQEVLDFNGPYSEFVEKHSDVAARRR from the coding sequence ATGTTCAACGTCATCAACGTCTCCAAGGCCTACGGGCCCAAGAAGCTCTTCGAGGACGTCAACGTCACGTTCTCCCCGGGCCGTCGCTACGGCCTGACCGGTCCGAACGGGGCCGGAAAGTCCACGTTCATGAAGATCCTCGCCGGGGACGAGGAAGCGGACATGGGCAACATCGTCCGGCCCCGCAAGCTGGGCATCCTCCGTCAGGACCACTTCCGCTACGAGGACAACCGCGTCCTGGACGTGGTGCTCATGGGCAACGCGCCCCTCTGGGCGGCCATGTCAGAGAAGAACGACCTGCTGGCCAAGTCGGACATCACCGAGGAGGACGGCAACCGGCTGGGCGAGCTGGAGGGCGTCATCGCCGAGGAGGATGGCTACTCGGCGGAGAGCGACGCGTCCACGCTGCTGGCGGGCCTGGGCATCGACCAGTCCTTCCACGAAGAGCCGATGAAGCAGCTCACCGGCGGCCTCAAGCTCCGCGTGCTGCTCGCGCAGGCGCTCTTCGGCAAGCCGGAAGGGCTGCTGCTCGACGAGCCCACGAACAACCTGGACATCGACTCCATCCGCTGGCTGGAGAGCTTCCTCCACGAGTACGAGGGCGTGCTCATCACCATCAGCCACGACCGGCACTTCCTCAACGCCATCTGCACGCACATCGCGGACATCGACTACGAGACCATCATCCACTACCCCGGTGGATATGACGACATGGTCCGGCAGAAGGCGCAGGTGCGCAGCCGCGTCGAGTCCGAGACGGCGGAGAAGAAGAAGAAGATCGCCCAGCTCCAGGACTTCGTCGCCCGCTTCCACGCCGGCACGCGCGCCTCGCAGGTGCAGAGCCGCATCAAGCAGATCGACAAGCTGAAGTCGGACGACCTCAAGCGCTCCAACATCGCGCGGCCGTTCATCCGCTTCGACCAGAAGGTGGTCAGCGGAAGGCAGACGCTGATGATTGAAGGCATCCACAAGTCCTTCGACGGGCAGGAGGTCATCAAGCCCTTCAACGCCCTGGTCTGCAAGGGCGAGAAGGTCTGCGTCATCGGCCGCAACGGCGTGGGCAAGTCCACGCTGGTGAAGATGATCGCCGGCCAGTTGGAGCCGGACGGCGGGAAGATTGGCTGGGGCCACCAGGCCTCCGTGGGCTACCTGCCACAGGACCACCACGGCGTCGTGCGCAAGGGCACCACCTGCTTCGGCTGGCTGCGCGACCTGCACGACAAGCTCACCAACGAGGAGATCTCCGGCGTGCTGGGCCGGATGCTCTTCTCCGGCGAGGAGCGGATGAAGAACACCGACACCCTCTCCGGTGGTGAGACGGTGCGGCTGCTCCTCTCCAAGCTGATGATCATGCAGGACAACGTGCTGGTGCTCGACGAGCCCACCAACCACCTGGACCTGGAATCCATCGCCGCGCTGGCGGAGGGCCTCCAGAAGTACGAGGGCACCGTCATCGTCGTCACGCACGACCAGGAGCTCATCTCCGAGGTGGCCACCCGCATCTGGTCGCTCCAGGCGGGCCAGGAGGTGCTCGACTTCAACGGGCCCTACTCCGAGTTCGTGGAGAAGCACTCCGACGTCGCCGCGCGCCGCCGGTAG
- a CDS encoding chitobiase/beta-hexosaminidase C-terminal domain-containing protein — protein MQLVLACGGSGEPQPRPPPAVDRTPPTTQATPAGGDFATAVVVTLACDDGGGGQGCSATHYTLDGSVPTQDSARYTSPLSIATSTTLRYFSVDPSGNVEPAREARFVVDTARPTVAASPLGGLFSGRRTVMLTCDDGEGSGCAAIHYTTDGSAPSPSSPAYQEPLVLTATTRLRFIAVDQVGHLSEETVEEYIWDGAGPVSAATPGGGLFREPVPVTLSCDDGTGAGCDATYFTTEGEAPTRAAQRYGGPIEVSVTTELRFFSVDALGNEGPVVTERYVVDSAAPTTVASPPGGTYGSAQAVALACEDGSGAGCSATYYTLDGSAPSTASTRYVSPVRVAADSTLRFFSVDAVGNAEPERAEAYVIDTVAPAVEARPRGGRFHLAQTVTLSCSDVGTGCSAIHYTVDGSTPGSHSPRYAAPLVLSSDTPLRFMALDGAGNASPVGEETYVITMDVTAPETVASPSGGAYRSEQTVTLACEDDLGGSGCSATYFTLDGSPPTTASARYTGPVPISGSSTLRFFSVDAVGNVESGKSQTYVIDRTAPVAAASPRGGTFHTVQTVALTCVDEASGCVAIHYTTDGRAPDAQSPRYVSPLSLSADTQLRFMALDAAGNASAAVSEVYAISLDVTPPVTTASPPGGAYQSAPRVTLSCSDDAGGSGCAATFYTLDGSEPTTASARYSSPLLMSDGATLRFLSVDAVGNAEPSKSARYTVDSVAPVTTVTPAGGVYAAPITVTLACGDAGAGCRETRYTVDGSTPYLDSPLYEGPISLLKSTTLRFFSVDHAGNLESPRQEVYTLPITDEETSAQLQAVLYAPSGALSLRVEGARISYAKAQVGDPSRDPAGFFLQAEQAGPAIFVVAEPGSLSPVPRAGDRVDVTISAKFYLDGKPAFRVSRYEVLSSGHSVDDLVLDASSLNVVSDSFPFLSRYLSITGTIGSSGSSTFVSAGLSHVQAPLATEGVPADSSLAQRLRLRLVEPLHEVLDLSVGCRVTVTSPLWSFEGPSDRWPIIHPSAWTREQLTVHSCPAPRVLSAQGRSLDSVLVRFDRRVDASTVLGDGRQFQVPGLSVLSATPLGGREVLLQTTEQQSRATYQVRVDPSVRDELGTGVDPNADTASFTGYFRSAVLRLSEVVPNVYEGRELVELSVVSAGTTRGITLVESDAFSRPLATLPDVDVATGDVIVIHLRPDRTRPGADAPASETVSKSQYPRTTYAWNFDTAWDFHGQDLSLGSGSRTFRLMDVHGETLDALAVVSPGTENAPFLPQLQALQAEGHWRPADCAGGPCTYRSVPSAEDVSVNWSWIFTAQGRNRSVHRSATPGADSKAEWGVGEGSVGVPNP, from the coding sequence GTGCAGCTTGTCCTGGCTTGTGGTGGCAGTGGTGAGCCTCAGCCGCGGCCTCCACCCGCCGTGGACCGCACGCCGCCCACGACGCAGGCCACGCCCGCGGGAGGGGATTTCGCCACCGCCGTGGTGGTGACGCTGGCCTGTGATGATGGTGGTGGTGGCCAGGGTTGCTCGGCGACGCACTACACGTTGGACGGGAGCGTGCCGACGCAGGACTCCGCTCGGTACACGTCGCCCCTGTCCATCGCCACGTCCACCACGTTGCGCTACTTTTCCGTGGACCCCTCCGGCAACGTCGAGCCGGCGCGCGAGGCGCGCTTTGTCGTGGACACCGCACGTCCCACCGTCGCGGCTTCTCCGCTGGGGGGCCTGTTCTCCGGTCGTCGTACCGTCATGCTGACGTGTGATGACGGCGAGGGCTCTGGCTGTGCCGCCATTCATTACACCACGGATGGTTCCGCTCCCTCCCCGTCCTCACCGGCCTATCAGGAACCCTTGGTGTTGACGGCCACCACCCGCCTGCGCTTCATCGCGGTGGACCAGGTGGGCCACCTGTCGGAGGAGACCGTCGAGGAGTACATCTGGGATGGGGCGGGACCTGTCTCCGCTGCGACGCCAGGAGGAGGCCTCTTCCGCGAGCCTGTCCCGGTGACCTTGAGCTGCGACGATGGCACCGGCGCGGGCTGTGATGCCACGTACTTCACCACAGAGGGGGAGGCTCCGACGCGTGCTGCTCAGCGCTACGGCGGCCCCATCGAGGTATCCGTCACCACGGAGTTGCGCTTCTTCTCCGTGGATGCGCTGGGCAACGAGGGCCCGGTGGTGACGGAGCGATATGTGGTGGACTCGGCCGCGCCCACCACCGTGGCCAGTCCTCCCGGCGGGACCTACGGCAGCGCGCAGGCCGTGGCATTGGCGTGTGAAGACGGGAGCGGGGCGGGCTGTTCCGCCACCTACTACACGTTGGATGGCTCCGCGCCGAGCACCGCTTCTACGCGATACGTTTCGCCGGTGCGGGTGGCCGCCGACAGCACGCTGCGCTTCTTCTCTGTCGATGCGGTGGGCAACGCTGAGCCTGAGAGAGCGGAGGCTTATGTCATCGACACGGTGGCGCCCGCGGTGGAGGCCCGGCCTCGAGGTGGCAGGTTCCATCTCGCGCAGACCGTGACGCTGTCGTGCTCGGATGTCGGGACGGGATGTTCCGCCATTCACTACACGGTGGATGGCAGCACACCCGGGAGCCACTCACCCCGCTACGCCGCGCCGCTCGTCCTCTCTTCGGATACGCCGCTGCGCTTCATGGCCCTGGACGGCGCGGGGAATGCGAGCCCGGTGGGGGAGGAGACGTACGTCATCACCATGGATGTCACGGCGCCCGAAACAGTGGCCTCACCCTCGGGAGGTGCTTACAGAAGCGAGCAGACGGTGACGCTGGCGTGTGAGGATGACCTGGGCGGCAGTGGGTGCTCGGCGACGTACTTCACGCTCGATGGCAGTCCCCCGACCACGGCCAGCGCCCGCTACACGGGGCCTGTCCCCATCTCCGGCTCCAGTACGCTGCGCTTCTTCTCCGTGGATGCGGTGGGCAACGTCGAGTCTGGGAAGTCGCAGACCTACGTCATTGACAGGACGGCGCCTGTCGCCGCCGCCAGTCCCCGGGGCGGGACGTTTCACACGGTCCAGACGGTGGCGCTGACGTGCGTGGATGAGGCGTCTGGCTGCGTGGCCATCCACTACACGACGGACGGTCGCGCTCCGGACGCTCAGTCACCTCGCTACGTGTCGCCGCTGTCCTTGTCTGCGGACACGCAACTGCGATTCATGGCGCTGGACGCAGCGGGGAACGCCAGCGCGGCCGTGTCGGAGGTGTACGCCATCTCGCTGGATGTGACGCCGCCCGTGACGACGGCAAGCCCACCGGGTGGCGCCTACCAGTCCGCGCCCAGGGTGACGCTGTCGTGCTCAGACGACGCGGGAGGCAGCGGCTGTGCGGCGACGTTCTACACGCTCGACGGCAGCGAGCCGACGACCGCGAGCGCTCGCTATTCGAGCCCGTTGCTCATGTCCGATGGTGCCACGCTGCGCTTCCTCTCCGTGGATGCGGTGGGCAATGCCGAGCCTTCGAAGAGCGCGCGGTACACCGTGGATTCGGTGGCCCCGGTCACGACAGTCACACCCGCCGGAGGTGTGTATGCCGCCCCCATCACCGTGACATTGGCCTGCGGCGACGCGGGCGCTGGCTGTCGGGAGACGCGCTACACGGTGGACGGCTCCACGCCTTATCTGGACTCGCCGCTCTACGAAGGCCCCATCTCCTTGCTCAAGTCCACGACGCTTCGCTTCTTCTCCGTGGACCATGCCGGCAATCTGGAATCTCCGAGACAGGAGGTCTACACGCTGCCGATAACCGATGAGGAAACCTCAGCGCAGCTTCAAGCGGTGCTCTATGCGCCCTCTGGTGCCCTGAGCCTGCGTGTCGAAGGGGCGCGCATCTCGTATGCCAAGGCGCAGGTCGGCGACCCTTCTCGCGACCCCGCGGGTTTCTTCCTGCAGGCGGAACAGGCGGGACCCGCGATCTTCGTGGTGGCGGAGCCTGGCAGCCTGTCGCCTGTGCCGAGGGCGGGGGACCGTGTCGATGTCACCATCTCCGCGAAGTTCTACCTGGACGGCAAGCCGGCCTTCCGCGTCTCTCGCTATGAGGTCCTGAGTTCGGGACACTCCGTGGACGACCTCGTCCTGGATGCGAGCTCGCTCAACGTGGTCTCCGACAGCTTCCCATTCCTGTCGCGGTATCTCTCCATCACCGGGACGATTGGCTCCAGCGGCTCGAGCACCTTCGTGAGCGCTGGCCTCAGTCACGTCCAGGCGCCGTTGGCGACGGAGGGCGTGCCCGCCGATTCGTCCCTGGCGCAACGCCTCCGCCTCCGGCTGGTCGAGCCCCTGCATGAGGTCCTGGACCTGTCTGTCGGGTGCCGTGTGACGGTTACCTCACCGCTTTGGAGCTTCGAAGGTCCGTCGGACCGCTGGCCCATCATCCACCCCTCCGCGTGGACCCGAGAGCAGTTGACGGTTCATTCGTGCCCGGCGCCTCGCGTCCTGTCGGCTCAGGGGCGGAGCCTGGACTCCGTCCTGGTGCGCTTCGACCGGCGCGTCGACGCGTCGACGGTTCTGGGAGATGGCCGCCAGTTCCAAGTCCCTGGGTTGTCGGTCCTGTCGGCGACGCCGCTGGGGGGCAGGGAGGTCCTGCTGCAAACCACGGAGCAGCAGTCTCGCGCCACGTATCAGGTGAGGGTGGACCCTTCGGTCCGCGATGAGCTCGGCACGGGCGTGGATCCGAATGCGGATACGGCCTCATTCACGGGGTACTTCCGAAGTGCCGTCCTGCGCCTGTCGGAGGTCGTTCCCAATGTCTACGAAGGCCGGGAGTTGGTGGAGTTGTCCGTCGTCTCGGCAGGAACCACCCGCGGCATCACGCTGGTGGAGTCGGACGCGTTCAGCAGGCCACTGGCGACGCTCCCGGACGTGGACGTCGCCACCGGGGATGTCATTGTCATCCACCTGCGACCGGACCGGACCAGGCCGGGCGCGGATGCACCTGCCTCGGAGACGGTGAGCAAGAGTCAATATCCACGGACCACGTACGCCTGGAACTTCGACACCGCCTGGGACTTCCACGGCCAGGACTTGAGCCTTGGCAGTGGCAGCCGGACCTTCCGCCTCATGGATGTCCATGGAGAGACCCTGGACGCGCTCGCGGTCGTCAGTCCTGGGACGGAGAACGCGCCCTTCCTTCCGCAACTCCAGGCGCTCCAGGCGGAAGGCCACTGGCGACCCGCGGACTGTGCCGGTGGGCCCTGTACCTATCGCTCGGTGCCCAGCGCTGAAGATGTCTCCGTCAACTGGTCGTGGATCTTCACCGCGCAGGGCCGGAACAGGTCGGTGCACCGGAGCGCCACGCCCGGAGCCGACTCGAAGGCGGAGTGGGGTGTTGGCGAGGGCTCCGTCGGCGTTCCCAATCCCTAG
- a CDS encoding tRNA (5-methylaminomethyl-2-thiouridine)(34)-methyltransferase MnmD translates to MSSAPGSNPRDGDFELITLRNGARAVRHLGHGEVMHPSVGPWQEALRLYVEQARLADRLRQPGPPLVIHDVGLGAATNAVAALTCARSLGSEQRRGLEVVSFEVDLAPLRLALADADGFPFLQPFRDAAETLMRDGVWEAEGIRWRLLLGDAVPYLDGALPVADLVYFDPFSPASNPDMWTEAVLARVRRHCREDGEGTLLLTYSAATPTRVTLLLAGFYVGAGVSTGTKGETTVGATRRESLEAPLGERWLERWKRSSSRAPHGGQLTPEVESRVLAHPQWR, encoded by the coding sequence GTGAGCAGCGCGCCCGGGTCCAATCCGCGCGACGGGGACTTCGAGCTCATCACCCTGCGTAACGGCGCGCGCGCCGTGCGGCACCTGGGGCACGGCGAGGTGATGCACCCCTCCGTGGGGCCTTGGCAGGAGGCGCTGCGCCTCTATGTGGAGCAGGCGCGGCTGGCGGACCGGCTGCGGCAGCCGGGCCCTCCGCTGGTGATTCATGACGTGGGCCTGGGCGCCGCCACCAACGCGGTGGCCGCGCTCACCTGCGCCCGGAGCCTGGGCTCGGAGCAGCGCCGGGGGCTGGAGGTGGTCAGCTTCGAGGTGGACCTGGCGCCACTTCGGCTGGCGCTGGCGGACGCGGATGGCTTCCCCTTCCTCCAACCCTTCCGCGACGCGGCGGAGACGCTGATGCGCGACGGGGTGTGGGAGGCGGAGGGCATCCGCTGGCGGCTGCTGCTGGGGGACGCCGTGCCGTACCTGGACGGCGCGCTGCCCGTGGCGGACCTCGTCTACTTCGACCCGTTCTCTCCGGCGTCCAACCCGGACATGTGGACCGAGGCGGTGCTGGCCCGGGTGCGCCGGCACTGCCGCGAGGACGGGGAGGGGACCCTGCTGCTCACGTACAGCGCGGCCACGCCCACGCGGGTGACGTTGCTGCTGGCCGGGTTCTACGTCGGCGCGGGGGTGTCCACGGGGACGAAGGGTGAGACGACGGTGGGCGCCACCCGGCGCGAGTCGCTGGAGGCCCCGCTCGGTGAGCGGTGGCTGGAGCGGTGGAAGCGCTCGTCGTCCCGGGCGCCGCATGGCGGGCAGCTCACGCCCGAGGTCGAGTCGCGCGTGCTGGCGCACCCGCAGTGGCGGTGA
- a CDS encoding type IV toxin-antitoxin system AbiEi family antitoxin domain-containing protein, which translates to MSRRPGYKSRPSVATLVESLGLLRSRDLEAHGAPRSQLNLMCKVGMLSEVAPGVWARSNAMVTAAAIAAKRVPRGVLCLKSALWVHGMLPEAPAEVWMAIGEHARKPQWSEPPLRVVRFSGRAQSEGIEQRKLWGMPITVYGVAKTVADLFKYRNKLGFPIAVRAIHDALLSGRTTADEVRRFAETCRVTRSVSPYLDVLEARRGHDILRARQAFLAREDARKRRLEAPALHQVAGDPDSEWPLFGHGW; encoded by the coding sequence ATGAGTCGGAGGCCTGGCTACAAGAGCCGGCCTTCCGTGGCCACGCTGGTGGAATCCTTGGGGCTGCTGCGGTCACGAGACCTGGAGGCCCATGGCGCTCCACGCAGCCAGCTCAACCTGATGTGCAAGGTCGGCATGCTGAGCGAAGTCGCCCCCGGCGTCTGGGCGCGCTCGAACGCGATGGTGACAGCGGCGGCGATTGCCGCGAAGCGCGTCCCCCGAGGCGTGCTCTGCCTCAAGTCCGCGCTGTGGGTCCATGGAATGCTGCCTGAAGCCCCCGCCGAGGTCTGGATGGCCATTGGCGAACACGCACGCAAGCCTCAATGGAGCGAGCCGCCGCTCCGCGTGGTCCGCTTCTCCGGGCGTGCTCAGTCCGAAGGCATCGAGCAACGGAAGCTCTGGGGCATGCCCATTACCGTCTACGGCGTCGCGAAGACAGTCGCCGACCTCTTCAAGTACCGCAACAAGCTGGGCTTCCCCATCGCCGTACGCGCGATTCACGACGCCCTCCTCTCCGGGCGCACCACGGCGGACGAGGTCCGCCGCTTCGCGGAGACCTGCCGCGTCACCCGGAGCGTCAGCCCCTACCTCGACGTCCTCGAAGCCCGGCGAGGCCATGACATCCTGCGTGCGAGGCAGGCCTTTCTCGCGCGCGAGGACGCACGAAAGCGGCGCCTCGAAGCGCCCGCCCTCCATCAGGTCGCCGGCGATCCGGATAGTGAATGGCCATTGTTCGGACATGGCTGGTGA
- the tgt gene encoding tRNA guanosine(34) transglycosylase Tgt, whose protein sequence is MAVRFELLTTDPTGARAGILHTRRGSFKTPMFMPVATHAGFRHLAMEEVKETGASILLANTYHLMLRPGAEVFKRFGGIHPFMQWDGGVLTDSGGFQIFSLPEDRLITEKGAHFRSFYDNSRQLLSPESSIAMQQAINSEIMMVLDVCIDSRTDEAGTREAMERTHRWAVRSLEAKAARDTGQAMFGIVQGGVFPNLRDESAAFLTKLPFDGFAIGGLAVGETKVERESMTLRTTASLPQDKPRYLMGVGTPTDLVEAVLRGVDMFDCIIPTKMAQQGYAYTFSGLVRVSRSVFRLSDEPLDAACDCYVCKRYTRGYLQHLMRGKHHLGSRFLSVHNVRHYQKLMGRIRDGILTGTYAQVYRELKAAIATPKDLKDEANAREVTLKEVG, encoded by the coding sequence ATGGCCGTTCGTTTCGAGCTCCTCACCACCGACCCCACGGGCGCGCGTGCAGGCATCCTGCACACACGCCGGGGTTCCTTCAAAACCCCCATGTTCATGCCGGTGGCCACCCACGCGGGCTTCCGGCACCTGGCCATGGAGGAGGTGAAGGAGACGGGCGCCAGCATCCTGCTGGCCAACACCTACCACCTGATGCTCCGGCCGGGCGCCGAGGTCTTCAAGCGCTTTGGTGGCATCCACCCCTTCATGCAGTGGGACGGGGGCGTGCTCACGGACTCGGGCGGTTTTCAGATCTTCTCCCTGCCGGAGGACCGGCTCATCACGGAGAAGGGCGCCCACTTCCGCAGCTTCTACGACAACAGCCGGCAGCTCCTCAGCCCCGAGTCGAGCATCGCCATGCAGCAGGCCATCAACTCGGAAATCATGATGGTGCTGGACGTGTGCATCGACTCGCGCACGGACGAGGCGGGCACCCGCGAGGCCATGGAGCGCACCCACCGCTGGGCGGTGCGCAGCCTGGAGGCCAAGGCCGCGCGGGACACCGGGCAGGCGATGTTCGGCATCGTCCAGGGCGGCGTCTTCCCGAACCTGCGCGACGAGAGCGCGGCGTTCCTGACGAAGCTGCCCTTCGACGGCTTCGCCATCGGCGGCCTGGCCGTGGGCGAGACGAAGGTGGAGCGCGAGTCCATGACGTTGCGCACCACCGCGTCGCTGCCGCAGGACAAGCCCCGCTACCTGATGGGCGTGGGCACGCCCACGGACCTGGTGGAGGCCGTGCTGCGCGGCGTGGATATGTTCGACTGCATCATCCCCACCAAGATGGCGCAGCAGGGCTACGCGTACACGTTCAGCGGGCTCGTCCGCGTCTCCCGCAGCGTGTTCCGCCTGTCCGACGAGCCGCTGGACGCGGCGTGTGACTGCTACGTGTGCAAGCGCTACACGCGCGGCTACCTGCAGCACCTGATGCGCGGCAAGCACCACCTGGGCTCGCGCTTCCTGTCGGTGCACAACGTCCGGCACTACCAGAAGCTGATGGGCCGCATCCGCGACGGCATCCTGACTGGGACTTACGCGCAGGTGTACCGGGAGCTGAAGGCCGCCATCGCCACGCCCAAGGACTTGAAGGACGAGGCCAACGCGCGCGAGGTGACGCTGAAGGAGGTCGGGTGA